The Phocoena sinus isolate mPhoSin1 chromosome 17, mPhoSin1.pri, whole genome shotgun sequence genome contains a region encoding:
- the DCSTAMP gene encoding dendritic cell-specific transmembrane protein isoform X1, with translation MGVWTSGTNIFLSLWRTYVSPRSLGWMDFTQHLGTCCFVAFISVGLLSGAFYWFLSSFIVFTTSWMVTCALLCCSKHARCFILLFFLSCGLREGRNALITAGTGIVIFGHVENIFHNFKGLLDSMTCNLRAKSFSIHFPLLKKYIEAIQWIYGLATHLSLFDDLVSWNQTLEVSLFSPSQALEAQLNDTTYKALRVLYQVVTATEVLSSLGRQLVALTGLLLVLLGTGLFMRRFLGSCRWKFENIYITRQFVQFDERERHEQRPCVLPLNKQERKKYVVIPSFWLTPKDRKNLGLFFLPVLTHLYIWVLFAAIDYLLYWLIFSVSKHFQSLPGLEVHLKLHREKQEAQDIIHDSSFNISLFEPSCLPKPKLLLSETWIPLSFILVILGMLGLLSSILMQLKILVSASFYPSVQRERIQYLHAKLLKRRSRQPVGEVKRKLSLYFTKIHFWLPVLKMIGKKQMDTASEDNL, from the exons ATGGGTGTCTGGACCTCAGGCACCAATATCTTCCTCAGTCTTTGGAGGACGTATGTGTCTCCAAGGAGCCTTGGATGGATGGACTTCACCCAACATTTGGGCACTTGTTGTTTTGTTGCTTTCATTTCTGTTGGCCTCCTCTCTGGGGCCTTCTACTGGTTTCTGTCCTCATTCATAGTCTTTACCACCTCCTGGATGGTCACGTGTGCTCTCCTGTGCTGCTCCAAGCACGCACGGTGTTTCATTCTGCTCTTCTTCCTCTCGTGTGGCCTGCGTGAAGGCAGGAACGCTTTGATCACCGCTGGCACAGGGATAGTCATCTTTGGACAcgtggaaaatatttttcacaactTTAAAGGTCTCCTGGACAGTATGACTTGCAACCTAAGGGCAAAGAGCTTTTCCATCCATTTTccacttttgaaaaaatatattgaagcaATTCAGTGGATATACGGCCTTGCCACTCACCTAAGTCTGTTTGATGACCTTGTTTCTTGGAACCAAACACTGGAGGTCTCTCTTTTTAGTCCCAGCCAAGCCCTGGAGGCACAGCTCAATGACACTACATACAAAGCCCTGCGTGTCTTGTACCAGGTGGTGACAGCGACAGAGGTGTTGTCTTCCCTGGGGCGGCAGCTAGTTGCCCTCACGGGGCTTCTGCTGGTGCTACTTGGCACTGGCCTCTTCATGAGGCGATTTTTGGGCTCCTGTCGTTGGAAGTTTGAGAACATCTACATCACCAGACAATTTGTTCAGTTTGACGAGAGGGAGAGGCATGAACAGAGGCCCTGTGTCCTCCCGCTGAATaagcaggaaaggaagaagtatgTCGTCATCCCATCTTTCTGGCTGACTCCTAAAGACAGGAAAAACCTGGGGCTGTTTTTCCTCCCGGTACTTACCCATCTCTACATCTGGGTGTTGTTTGCAGCCATAGATTATCTGCTATATTGGCTCATTTTCTCCGTCAGCAAGCATTTCCAAAGCTTGCCAGGGCTTGAGGTTCACTTGAAGCTGCACAGAGAG AAACAAGAAGCTCAAGACATCATCCATGATTCTTCATTTAATATATCTCTGTTTGAACCCAGTTGCCTCCCTAAACCAAAGCTACTTCTGTCTGAGACCTGGATTCCTCTCAGTTTTATTCTTGTGATACTAGGGATGCTAGGACTGCTGTCCTCCATCCTGATGCAACTTAAAATCCTGGTGTCAGCATCCTTCTACCCAAGTGTGCAGAGGGAGCGCATCCAATACCTACATGCAAAGCTACTGAAGAGAAGATCAAGGCAGCCAGTGGGAGAAGtaaaaaggaaactgagtctgTACTTTACAAAG attcatttctgGCTTCCAGTCCTGAAAATGATTGGGAAGAAACAAATGGACACTGCCAGTGAAGACAACCTGTGA
- the DCSTAMP gene encoding dendritic cell-specific transmembrane protein isoform X2, giving the protein MGVWTSGTNIFLSLWRTYVSPRSLGWMDFTQHLGTCCFVAFISVGLLSGAFYWFLSSFIVFTTSWMVTCALLCCSKHARCFILLFFLSCGLREGRNALITAGTGIVIFGHVENIFHNFKGLLDSMTCNLRAKSFSIHFPLLKKYIEAIQWIYGLATHLSLFDDLVSWNQTLEVSLFSPSQALEAQLNDTTYKALRVLYQVVTATEVLSSLGRQLVALTGLLLVLLGTGLFMRRFLGSCRWKFENIYITRQFVQFDERERHEQRPCVLPLNKQERKKFISGFQS; this is encoded by the exons ATGGGTGTCTGGACCTCAGGCACCAATATCTTCCTCAGTCTTTGGAGGACGTATGTGTCTCCAAGGAGCCTTGGATGGATGGACTTCACCCAACATTTGGGCACTTGTTGTTTTGTTGCTTTCATTTCTGTTGGCCTCCTCTCTGGGGCCTTCTACTGGTTTCTGTCCTCATTCATAGTCTTTACCACCTCCTGGATGGTCACGTGTGCTCTCCTGTGCTGCTCCAAGCACGCACGGTGTTTCATTCTGCTCTTCTTCCTCTCGTGTGGCCTGCGTGAAGGCAGGAACGCTTTGATCACCGCTGGCACAGGGATAGTCATCTTTGGACAcgtggaaaatatttttcacaactTTAAAGGTCTCCTGGACAGTATGACTTGCAACCTAAGGGCAAAGAGCTTTTCCATCCATTTTccacttttgaaaaaatatattgaagcaATTCAGTGGATATACGGCCTTGCCACTCACCTAAGTCTGTTTGATGACCTTGTTTCTTGGAACCAAACACTGGAGGTCTCTCTTTTTAGTCCCAGCCAAGCCCTGGAGGCACAGCTCAATGACACTACATACAAAGCCCTGCGTGTCTTGTACCAGGTGGTGACAGCGACAGAGGTGTTGTCTTCCCTGGGGCGGCAGCTAGTTGCCCTCACGGGGCTTCTGCTGGTGCTACTTGGCACTGGCCTCTTCATGAGGCGATTTTTGGGCTCCTGTCGTTGGAAGTTTGAGAACATCTACATCACCAGACAATTTGTTCAGTTTGACGAGAGGGAGAGGCATGAACAGAGGCCCTGTGTCCTCCCGCTGAATaagcaggaaaggaagaa attcatttctgGCTTCCAGTCCTGA